A window of Mycolicibacterium holsaticum DSM 44478 = JCM 12374 genomic DNA:
GGTGACGCGCTGTGGTTCGTCGGCGAACGCACAGGCCGCCTCCAGTGCCAACAGCCGCGCCCCGTCGGCAGCGGTGGCGCTGTCGGCCAGCGGATGCGACACGGCCTGGAACGCTCCGATCGGGGTGCCGAACGCATGCCGTTGTTTGGCGTACTCGACGCCGATCTCGACGGCCTTGTTCGCGACGCCGGCCAGCGCCGCGGCGGTCAGGGTCAGCCATTCGTCGACGCCGTGCGAGAACAACCGGCTGGCCTGTTCGCCGTCGGCCAGCAGCGCGACGTCGTCTCCGACCGCGATATCCGCCAGCGGCAACGACCCGAGGTTCTGCACGATTGCCGGCTCCACGACGGGTGCCGCGAGCAGGCGCCCGTCGACCAAGGCCACCACCGCATCCGCGACGGCGCCCGCGGGCACGAGTCCCAGCGTGGTACCGCCGTAGGGCCGGGGTGCGAAGCTGACCAACTTCTCGCCGGCGAGCGCCGCGGCCAGCCATGGCGCACCAGCCCGACCGCACGCGGCCAGCAGTCGCGCCGCCACCTGCGCCTCGATCACCGGAGCCGACGCGAGCGCCCTGCCGTACTGTTCGGCGCACAACGCCAGTTCCAGCACCGAAGCGCCCCAACCACCGTCGACCTCGTCCACGGCCATCTCCAGGGCACCGGTTTCCTGCAGCGCCTGCCACAGCTTCTGGTCGAAACCCAAGGGCTCGGCGGCCCGCACGCGCTCAGACGTGAACTCGCGTCCGTACATCGCGGCGAAGGAATCGACGAGTTGTCGCTGTTCGTCGGACAAGCTCAGATCCACGCGATTCCTCTCACGTGCGAATATGGCTACTCTCAGTTTTGAGAGTAACATTATCGTCTGCTTCTGCCCCCATCGCGTTCCCGACAGATTGGTTCCCGCTCATGCACTTTCAGCCCGACAGCGCGACCGAGGCGTTCCGGGCCGGGGTGCGCGCGCATCTCGACGACGTGCTGACTGCGGAGTTCGAGGAGCGGATCTACCGCAGCGGCGTCGCGCACGACGACGACTTCGCCAGGGGCCTCGTCGACAAGGGCTACTTCGCCCCGAGCTGGCCTGCCGAACTCGGTGGACAGGATCGCAACGCCTGGCAGGAGCAGGCGCTCAACGAGGAGCTCATGCGCTGCGATGCGCCCGTGTACCTGTCGGAGACCACGCGCATGGTCGCGTCGATCATTCG
This region includes:
- a CDS encoding acyl-CoA dehydrogenase family protein gives rise to the protein MDLSLSDEQRQLVDSFAAMYGREFTSERVRAAEPLGFDQKLWQALQETGALEMAVDEVDGGWGASVLELALCAEQYGRALASAPVIEAQVAARLLAACGRAGAPWLAAALAGEKLVSFAPRPYGGTTLGLVPAGAVADAVVALVDGRLLAAPVVEPAIVQNLGSLPLADIAVGDDVALLADGEQASRLFSHGVDEWLTLTAAALAGVANKAVEIGVEYAKQRHAFGTPIGAFQAVSHPLADSATAADGARLLALEAACAFADEPQRVTELAAMAFAFAHEAARDATHRSLHIHGGYGFGMEGDIQLYYRRARGWAMVYGEPGVALDRVADARYGAVTG